One genomic segment of Intestinimonas butyriciproducens includes these proteins:
- a CDS encoding baseplate J/gp47 family protein, translating to MFEDITPESIKAAILAEAGESLETREGSFLDSMAGPAALEIWKVYQAMNAVVSIAFVDESSGGYLDLEGAKYGITRKPGAKARCTMTLTGTAGATVPAGTVFVTPGGLEFALTEAVVLTGSGDAGTAEAAEVGGAYNVEAGELSQMVATLPGLSSWTNGPAAGGTDPESDGALYGRIHAYLSRPATSGNAYHYEQWALEVAGVGAARVFPLWNGAGTVKVVLVDGGMEPASAEIVAAVQAHIEANRPIGATVTVAAAAPLSINVTAAVTLDGSAPLSQVKTEFEAALDTYLMELAFSASTLRYNQVAYLLLSIPGVSDFTALTINGGTGNVSIGDEQVPVKGTVTLT from the coding sequence ATGTTTGAAGATATCACACCTGAGAGCATCAAGGCAGCCATCCTGGCGGAGGCCGGGGAGAGCCTGGAGACCCGTGAGGGGAGCTTTCTGGACTCCATGGCGGGGCCCGCCGCGCTGGAGATCTGGAAGGTCTACCAGGCGATGAACGCGGTGGTGTCCATCGCCTTCGTGGACGAGAGCTCGGGGGGCTACCTGGACCTGGAGGGGGCCAAGTACGGCATCACCCGGAAGCCGGGCGCCAAAGCACGGTGTACCATGACCCTCACCGGCACGGCGGGGGCGACGGTACCGGCGGGGACGGTGTTCGTCACGCCGGGCGGGCTGGAGTTCGCCCTGACGGAGGCGGTGGTCCTCACCGGGAGCGGCGACGCGGGAACGGCGGAGGCGGCGGAGGTGGGCGGAGCGTACAACGTGGAGGCGGGGGAGCTGTCTCAGATGGTGGCGACACTGCCGGGGCTGTCCTCCTGGACCAACGGCCCCGCCGCCGGCGGCACGGACCCGGAGAGCGACGGGGCCCTCTATGGGCGCATCCACGCCTACCTGAGCCGCCCGGCCACCTCCGGAAACGCCTACCACTACGAGCAGTGGGCGCTGGAGGTGGCGGGCGTGGGCGCCGCGAGGGTATTCCCCCTGTGGAACGGCGCGGGGACGGTCAAGGTGGTGCTGGTGGACGGCGGCATGGAGCCCGCCTCGGCGGAGATCGTGGCGGCGGTACAGGCCCACATCGAGGCGAACCGGCCCATCGGGGCCACGGTGACGGTGGCGGCGGCCGCGCCGCTGAGCATCAACGTGACGGCGGCGGTGACGCTGGATGGGAGCGCCCCCCTCAGCCAGGTCAAGACGGAGTTTGAGGCGGCGCTGGACACCTATCTCATGGAGCTGGCCTTCTCGGCCTCCACCCTGCGGTATAACCAGGTGGCCTATCTGCTGCTGAGCATCCCGGGAGTGTCCGATTTTACGGCGCTGACGATCAACGGCGGCACGGGCAACGTGAGCATCGGGGATGAGCAGGTGCCCGTGAAAGGGACGGTGACGCTGACGTGA
- the rpsG gene encoding 30S ribosomal protein S7, translated as MPRRGNVPKREVLPDPLYNSVLVTKLVNSIMLDGKKGVSQKVVYGAFDIIKEKTGKDPLEVFTTALENIMPSLEVKARRVGGATYQVPIEVRPERRQTLGLRWLTTYARNRSEKTMRERLAGEIMDAANNLGSAVKKREDTHKMAESNKAFAHYRW; from the coding sequence GTGCCCAGAAGAGGAAACGTACCCAAGCGAGAGGTTCTGCCCGACCCGCTGTATAACTCCGTCCTGGTGACCAAGCTGGTCAACAGCATCATGCTGGACGGTAAGAAGGGCGTCTCTCAGAAAGTGGTCTACGGTGCTTTCGATATCATCAAGGAAAAGACCGGAAAAGACCCTCTGGAGGTCTTTACCACCGCTCTGGAGAACATCATGCCGTCCCTGGAAGTCAAGGCCCGCCGCGTGGGCGGCGCCACTTACCAGGTGCCCATCGAGGTTCGGCCTGAGCGCCGTCAGACCCTGGGGCTGCGGTGGCTCACCACTTATGCCCGCAACCGCAGCGAGAAGACCATGAGAGAGCGCCTCGCCGGCGAGATCATGGATGCCGCCAATAACCTCGGCTCCGCGGTCAAAAAGCGCGAGGATACCCACAAGATGGCCGAGTCCAACAAGGCTTTCGCGCACTACCGCTGGTAG
- a CDS encoding putative phage tail protein — MKLIGYLPDFYAASPQIAALQGALEQQTEALWTAENGLIDQLDVNKATWGLSCWEASLGLDVDVSRPDAYRRTRILSKLRGQGATTVAMIQNVAESFYNGQVAVEEQPEAYRFDIRFLSSIGVPPNLDDLSAALEEIKPAHLAYDYIILYRTWGELEEKTWGELESRTWDEILGGEL; from the coding sequence GTGAAACTGATTGGCTATCTGCCGGACTTCTACGCCGCCTCGCCCCAGATCGCGGCCCTCCAGGGGGCGCTGGAGCAGCAGACCGAGGCCCTGTGGACGGCGGAGAACGGGCTCATCGATCAACTGGACGTTAACAAGGCCACCTGGGGACTGTCCTGCTGGGAGGCGTCCCTGGGGCTGGATGTGGACGTGTCCCGCCCCGACGCCTACCGGCGAACCCGCATCCTCTCCAAGCTGCGGGGGCAGGGCGCCACCACCGTGGCCATGATCCAGAACGTGGCCGAGAGCTTCTACAACGGCCAGGTGGCGGTGGAGGAGCAGCCGGAGGCATACCGTTTCGACATTAGATTCCTGAGCAGCATCGGGGTGCCGCCCAACCTGGACGACCTGTCGGCAGCCCTGGAGGAGATCAAGCCCGCGCACCTGGCATACGACTACATCATCCTCTACCGGACTTGGGGAGAGCTGGAGGAGAAGACCTGGGGAGAGCTGGAGAGCCGGACCTGGGATGAGATTTTAGGAGGTGAGCTCTGA
- a CDS encoding DUF2634 domain-containing protein, translating into MSTTLFPVVQPEAVRTGTALPLCREVKWDYDGNRPVFRNGEPETVEGAEAVRVWAWLALHTTRFRHEIYSRAYGTELENLMGQPYTEALKQSEAQRYVREALEINPYISAVEDVGVDFDDGRLSISCTVRTIYGTSEVRLHV; encoded by the coding sequence ATGAGTACGACATTGTTCCCCGTGGTGCAGCCGGAGGCAGTCCGGACCGGGACGGCGCTTCCGCTGTGCCGGGAGGTCAAATGGGACTACGACGGGAACCGGCCCGTGTTCCGCAACGGAGAACCGGAGACGGTGGAGGGCGCGGAGGCGGTACGGGTCTGGGCCTGGCTGGCCCTGCACACCACCCGGTTCCGGCATGAGATTTACTCCCGGGCCTACGGGACGGAGCTGGAGAACCTGATGGGACAGCCGTACACCGAGGCGCTGAAGCAGTCCGAGGCCCAGCGGTACGTGCGGGAGGCCCTGGAGATCAACCCCTACATCAGCGCCGTGGAGGACGTGGGCGTGGACTTCGACGACGGGCGGCTGTCCATCTCCTGCACGGTGCGGACCATTTATGGAACAAGCGAGGTGAGATTACATGTTTGA
- a CDS encoding N-acetylmuramoyl-L-alanine amidase: protein MSKYITSIPLGDIDRVQIYINSSKLPLRQIVAQEAPDLAITGNFWLYGSYQPACPIKADGKVLATDAYHYPALIWDTGPDISMGIVPPGGACGKANYIANSAGLYQGKPETMYCKPDVRGRRGRTGWGFCGGALAFIAFPDGSDGMEPEELRDYVQGLGWSDCIMGDGGRKVNYYNRATGDMVQGRDPSQNLILVYKRKGHSSKPDDSDKEDKPMDDITQAIMTNSDCYKAGRTIIPKGIMVHSTATPGADAQTIRSAWDRSGAEAAVHYIIDDQRTLQTLPDTCRAWHCGGAANNTHLSFEICEPQECRLIPAEWIALKRGSSGWAVQRLQMELQARGYDPKGVDGSFGPGCDAALRACQKDLGLTADGSCGPATLSKLASRQGSYLAYNPQDTATYFGAVWGRAVALCVQLCKTYGLRQSDILCHAEGYAKSIASNHADVMHWWPYHSKTMDIFRAAVDKALGAQEPDYRAQVQARFGLAEETMDYLEAYRYGADLLQKLAAAN, encoded by the coding sequence ATGAGTAAGTACATCACCTCTATCCCACTGGGGGACATAGACAGGGTGCAAATCTACATCAACTCCAGCAAGCTGCCCCTCCGACAGATTGTGGCCCAAGAGGCTCCAGACCTTGCGATCACGGGCAACTTCTGGCTCTACGGCAGCTATCAGCCCGCGTGCCCCATCAAGGCTGACGGGAAGGTGCTGGCGACCGACGCATACCACTACCCGGCTCTGATCTGGGATACCGGGCCGGACATCTCCATGGGCATAGTCCCGCCCGGCGGGGCCTGCGGCAAGGCGAACTATATTGCAAATTCCGCCGGACTCTACCAGGGCAAGCCGGAGACCATGTACTGCAAGCCAGATGTCCGGGGGCGTCGCGGCCGGACGGGGTGGGGCTTCTGCGGCGGGGCGCTCGCCTTCATCGCCTTCCCGGATGGGAGCGACGGCATGGAGCCGGAGGAGCTGCGGGACTATGTGCAGGGACTCGGATGGTCCGACTGCATCATGGGCGACGGTGGACGCAAGGTGAACTATTATAACAGGGCCACTGGGGATATGGTGCAGGGCCGTGACCCAAGCCAGAATCTGATTTTGGTCTACAAGCGCAAGGGGCACTCATCCAAGCCCGACGACAGCGATAAGGAGGACAAGCCTATGGACGACATCACCCAGGCCATCATGACCAACAGCGACTGCTACAAGGCCGGGAGGACCATTATCCCCAAGGGGATCATGGTACACTCCACCGCCACCCCGGGGGCGGATGCCCAGACCATCCGGTCCGCCTGGGACCGGTCAGGCGCAGAGGCGGCGGTCCACTACATCATCGACGACCAGCGCACGCTCCAGACCCTGCCGGACACCTGCCGGGCGTGGCACTGCGGCGGGGCGGCCAACAACACCCACCTAAGCTTTGAGATTTGTGAGCCCCAGGAGTGCCGCCTGATCCCCGCCGAGTGGATTGCCCTCAAACGGGGGTCCTCTGGCTGGGCTGTCCAGCGCCTCCAGATGGAGCTCCAGGCCAGAGGATACGACCCCAAGGGGGTGGACGGCTCTTTCGGGCCCGGCTGCGACGCGGCGCTGCGGGCCTGCCAAAAGGACCTGGGACTCACGGCGGACGGGTCCTGCGGACCGGCCACCCTCTCCAAACTGGCAAGCCGCCAGGGCTCGTATCTGGCTTACAACCCCCAGGATACCGCGACGTATTTCGGGGCCGTGTGGGGCCGCGCCGTGGCCCTGTGCGTCCAGCTCTGCAAGACCTACGGCCTGAGACAGTCGGATATCCTGTGCCACGCCGAGGGCTATGCCAAGAGCATCGCCTCCAACCACGCGGACGTGATGCACTGGTGGCCTTACCACAGTAAGACCATGGATATCTTCCGGGCGGCGGTGGACAAGGCATTGGGCGCGCAGGAGCCGGATTACCGGGCCCAGGTACAGGCGCGCTTCGGGCTGGCCGAGGAGACCATGGACTACCTGGAGGCGTACCGATACGGCGCGGACCTGCTGCAAAAGCTGGCCGCGGCAAATTAG
- the rpsL gene encoding 30S ribosomal protein S12 has product MPTFNQLVRKGREAATYKSNSPAMQHGLNTLKNRETDLPSPQKRGVCTAVRTSTPKKPNSALRKIARVKLTNGYEVTAYIPGVGHNLQEHSVVMIRGGRVKDLPGVRYHIIRGTLDTQGVNGRMQARSKYGAKRPKAGKK; this is encoded by the coding sequence ATGCCTACGTTTAATCAGCTCGTCCGGAAGGGCCGGGAGGCCGCGACTTATAAGTCCAATTCTCCCGCGATGCAGCATGGTCTGAACACCCTGAAGAACCGCGAGACCGACCTGCCTTCTCCTCAGAAGCGCGGCGTGTGCACCGCTGTTCGTACCTCTACTCCGAAGAAGCCGAACTCCGCGCTCCGTAAGATCGCCCGTGTGAAGCTCACCAACGGCTACGAGGTTACCGCTTATATCCCCGGTGTGGGGCACAACCTGCAGGAGCACTCCGTGGTCATGATCCGCGGCGGCCGTGTTAAGGACCTGCCCGGCGTACGCTACCACATCATCCGCGGCACTCTGGATACCCAGGGCGTCAACGGTCGTATGCAGGCCCGTTCCAAGTATGGCGCGAAGCGGCCCAAGGCTGGCAAGAAGTAA
- a CDS encoding DUF2577 family protein, protein MEDNPYQRLARIFTPGAEEGSLCLGTVASWPDQDHPTRPHRVIAGGTSQEREDLLSSPGLLPYGLAAGDQVVLLPIEENQRYIILCKAVKV, encoded by the coding sequence GTGGAGGATAATCCTTATCAGCGGCTGGCGCGAATCTTTACGCCCGGGGCGGAGGAGGGGTCGCTGTGCCTGGGGACGGTGGCGTCCTGGCCGGACCAGGACCACCCGACCCGGCCCCACCGGGTGATCGCCGGGGGGACGTCCCAGGAGCGGGAAGACCTGCTCTCGTCGCCGGGACTGCTGCCCTATGGTCTGGCGGCGGGAGACCAGGTGGTGCTCCTGCCCATTGAGGAGAACCAGCGGTATATCATTCTGTGCAAGGCGGTGAAGGTATGA
- a CDS encoding ribosomal L7Ae/L30e/S12e/Gadd45 family protein — protein sequence MLTELKAGPRVVGAKQTRRALADGRAVRVFLAEDADPGVTDPVEVLCAEHGVPVERISATRELGQACGIAVGAAVAALVR from the coding sequence TTGCTGACCGAACTCAAAGCCGGACCCCGGGTGGTGGGTGCCAAACAGACCCGCCGTGCCCTTGCCGACGGGCGGGCCGTCCGGGTATTTCTGGCAGAGGATGCAGACCCGGGTGTGACGGACCCCGTCGAGGTACTTTGCGCCGAACACGGCGTGCCCGTGGAGCGGATTTCCGCCACGCGGGAGCTGGGCCAGGCCTGCGGCATCGCTGTGGGAGCCGCCGTGGCGGCGCTGGTCCGCTAA
- a CDS encoding collagen-like protein, with protein sequence MIRLDNWRVTLEVGDRELGYESDHLHRRLEIAADLDAGWAVKLDMALGQAKNVVDLERTGDVLWVDLTRDILASDGLYRCQLRGLKGDTVAHSNQFELLVSGSINAAEAFPSVEPSELAQMEARVTQAKADAVAAADRAEAAAVHPPKLSGDQTWMVWDLESGAYQDTGVYSGGAAPNIGPGGNWVVVGVDTGVSATGPRGEQGPIGPAGPQGEKGDPGEQGPAGPKGDTGEQGPQGSKGDTGAQGLQGPKGDQGEQGIQGPQGPKGDTGDTGPQGPAGADGVGLPTVTAEDNGMYAGVVDGAWGKVSAPGGGGEWTELLRNDGIVLDSAGVGSVQLTLTHQLSTYKEMMCAVECPANTKQYQPSSITVDGIQVTFYPGVVPANTMKQYLFHVTLFGDGSFAEYLSTATTDILFGAFLGATTGGTRYGKIGVPTGQLRMDFNAADITGTVKVRILAR encoded by the coding sequence ATGATCAGGCTTGATAACTGGCGCGTGACGCTGGAGGTGGGGGACCGGGAGCTCGGCTACGAGTCGGACCACCTGCACCGGCGGCTGGAGATCGCCGCGGACCTGGACGCGGGGTGGGCGGTCAAGCTGGATATGGCTCTGGGGCAAGCAAAGAACGTGGTGGACCTGGAGCGGACGGGGGACGTGCTGTGGGTGGACCTCACGCGGGATATCCTGGCCTCCGACGGGCTGTACCGCTGTCAGCTCCGGGGGCTCAAAGGGGATACGGTGGCCCACAGCAACCAGTTTGAACTGCTGGTGAGCGGGAGCATCAACGCTGCGGAGGCATTTCCGAGCGTCGAGCCCTCGGAGCTTGCCCAGATGGAGGCCAGGGTCACGCAGGCCAAGGCCGACGCAGTGGCCGCCGCAGACCGGGCGGAAGCGGCGGCGGTCCACCCGCCCAAGCTGTCCGGGGATCAGACGTGGATGGTGTGGGACCTGGAGAGCGGGGCGTATCAGGATACCGGCGTCTACTCCGGCGGGGCGGCCCCCAACATTGGGCCCGGCGGGAATTGGGTCGTCGTCGGCGTGGATACCGGCGTATCGGCGACCGGTCCCAGAGGAGAACAGGGACCTATCGGTCCCGCCGGTCCCCAGGGAGAGAAGGGAGATCCAGGAGAACAGGGACCAGCGGGGCCCAAGGGAGACACCGGGGAGCAAGGCCCGCAGGGGTCGAAGGGCGATACCGGCGCCCAGGGATTGCAAGGCCCAAAAGGAGACCAGGGGGAACAGGGCATCCAAGGCCCGCAGGGGCCAAAAGGTGACACCGGAGACACCGGCCCGCAGGGTCCCGCAGGTGCGGATGGCGTCGGCCTCCCCACGGTGACCGCAGAGGACAACGGCATGTATGCGGGCGTGGTGGACGGAGCGTGGGGCAAAGTGAGCGCGCCGGGTGGAGGTGGAGAGTGGACAGAGCTCTTGCGCAATGATGGGATCGTGCTCGATTCTGCCGGGGTAGGAAGTGTCCAACTTACGCTAACCCATCAGTTGAGCACATACAAAGAGATGATGTGCGCAGTGGAATGCCCAGCTAATACGAAACAATACCAGCCATCCAGCATTACGGTGGATGGGATACAAGTCACTTTTTATCCGGGGGTTGTTCCTGCGAACACTATGAAGCAATATCTATTCCACGTTACATTATTTGGCGACGGGTCTTTTGCGGAATATTTGTCAACTGCCACAACTGATATTCTGTTTGGGGCATTCCTGGGGGCAACCACCGGAGGAACCCGGTACGGGAAAATAGGAGTTCCTACAGGGCAGTTACGCATGGATTTTAATGCAGCAGACATAACCGGCACGGTAAAAGTTCGCATTTTGGCAAGATAG
- a CDS encoding phage holin yields the protein MTNKISAGTIARTVVLLLALVNQVLSMLGVQTIPIADEDVNTLIATGWTIAASLAAWWKNNSFTQAALAGDALKDEIRAREE from the coding sequence ATGACCAACAAGATCAGCGCGGGCACGATTGCCCGGACCGTTGTACTGCTGCTGGCCCTGGTCAACCAGGTGCTGAGCATGCTGGGCGTCCAGACCATCCCCATCGCGGACGAGGACGTCAACACCCTCATCGCCACCGGCTGGACCATAGCCGCCTCCCTGGCGGCGTGGTGGAAGAACAACAGCTTTACACAGGCCGCCCTTGCGGGGGACGCCCTGAAGGACGAAATCAGGGCCAGGGAGGAGTAA
- a CDS encoding CD1375 family protein, with translation MAKLYADLIQKGLKTIDDVPLRWRDEVQALLEEAQA, from the coding sequence ATGGCTAAGCTGTACGCGGACTTGATTCAAAAGGGGCTCAAGACCATCGACGACGTGCCCCTGCGCTGGCGGGACGAGGTCCAGGCGCTGCTGGAGGAGGCGCAGGCATGA
- a CDS encoding LysM peptidoglycan-binding domain-containing protein: MARQFIFKDTETGRELVLPVTPGSYDVEHGRKAAGITMQESGDVNLPGPAVLLDTELTCLLPAQGYPFNQPGAGTNPWVYLEQLEKWSDAGTVLRFVVSGTPVNAAVLLDPIRYREQDGTGDLYCTIPLRGYRALAVETTESRRTGNGARTVEAEPERSETYTVAAGDTLSAICRRFYGDASLYGRLAAANGIANPNLIHPGQVLKLPAREELPAAATPSRSQKAAAATVYGRDPETGKSYLNLSRDKLLEIM; the protein is encoded by the coding sequence ATGGCGCGGCAATTTATCTTCAAGGACACGGAGACGGGGCGGGAGCTGGTGCTGCCGGTGACGCCCGGGAGCTATGACGTCGAGCACGGGCGGAAGGCGGCGGGGATTACGATGCAGGAGTCGGGGGACGTGAACCTGCCGGGTCCTGCGGTGCTGCTGGACACGGAGCTTACCTGCCTGCTGCCCGCCCAGGGGTATCCCTTCAACCAGCCGGGCGCGGGGACGAACCCGTGGGTATACCTGGAGCAGTTGGAGAAATGGAGCGACGCGGGGACGGTGCTGCGGTTCGTGGTGTCCGGGACGCCGGTGAACGCGGCGGTGCTGCTGGACCCGATCCGTTACCGGGAGCAGGACGGGACAGGGGACCTCTACTGCACGATCCCGCTGCGGGGCTACCGCGCGCTGGCGGTGGAGACGACGGAAAGCCGCCGGACGGGGAACGGGGCGCGGACGGTGGAGGCGGAGCCGGAGCGGTCGGAGACGTACACGGTGGCGGCGGGGGACACGCTGTCGGCCATCTGCCGGAGGTTCTACGGCGACGCGTCGCTGTACGGGCGCCTGGCGGCGGCCAACGGGATCGCCAACCCCAACCTCATCCACCCCGGTCAGGTGCTCAAGCTGCCCGCCCGGGAGGAGCTGCCGGCGGCGGCGACGCCCTCCCGGTCCCAGAAAGCGGCGGCGGCCACGGTATATGGGCGGGACCCGGAGACGGGCAAATCCTATCTGAACCTCTCCCGGGACAAGCTGCTGGAGATCATGTGA
- a CDS encoding XkdQ/YqbQ family protein, with protein MEEKLKLLITPPEGGTREAAALCRSVTWGGSYDQAARTLDFPLLVCPEDKRLPAVDCPPGSRVQFYRGETLLFDGFVFSRQRDTLSNTVEVSCADRGLYLKRNQGAYRFRGQTPEGITGRVAADFGLTVGSLARTGTAISRNFPGVSLYQIIQTAYTQASAATGGRYMVRFRGEALEVIEKKQGERTLALRPGSNLISLTATDSVESLVNRVQILSRDGTAKGSPVEDGASIARYGLFQQMVTERSGKDAAAEARKLLEDNAPAQKITAQVRGNPALIAGECAVLQEPVTGLYGLCWIDSDTHTWKGGTYTAKLVLNFRSIMDEQEAGRLPDA; from the coding sequence ATGGAGGAAAAGCTGAAGCTGCTGATCACCCCGCCGGAGGGAGGGACCCGGGAGGCGGCGGCGCTGTGCCGGAGCGTTACGTGGGGCGGGAGCTACGACCAGGCGGCGCGGACGCTGGACTTCCCGCTGCTGGTGTGCCCGGAGGACAAGCGCCTACCCGCAGTGGACTGCCCTCCCGGGAGCCGGGTACAGTTCTACCGGGGGGAGACGCTGCTCTTCGACGGCTTTGTGTTCTCCCGGCAGCGGGACACGCTGTCCAACACGGTGGAGGTGTCCTGTGCGGACCGGGGGCTGTACTTAAAGCGGAACCAGGGGGCGTACCGCTTCCGGGGCCAGACCCCTGAGGGCATCACGGGGCGGGTGGCGGCGGACTTCGGGCTGACGGTGGGGAGCCTGGCCCGGACGGGGACGGCGATCAGCCGGAATTTTCCCGGGGTGAGCCTGTACCAGATCATCCAGACGGCGTACACCCAGGCGTCAGCCGCCACCGGGGGGCGGTATATGGTGCGGTTCCGGGGCGAGGCGCTGGAGGTGATCGAAAAAAAGCAGGGGGAGCGGACCCTGGCGCTGCGGCCGGGGTCCAACCTCATCAGCCTGACGGCCACGGACAGCGTGGAGAGCCTGGTGAACCGGGTGCAGATCCTGAGCAGGGACGGCACGGCCAAGGGGAGCCCTGTGGAGGACGGGGCGTCCATCGCGCGGTACGGCCTGTTCCAGCAGATGGTGACGGAGCGCAGCGGGAAGGACGCGGCGGCGGAGGCAAGGAAGCTGCTGGAGGACAACGCCCCGGCGCAGAAGATCACGGCGCAGGTGCGGGGGAACCCGGCGCTCATCGCCGGGGAGTGCGCGGTGCTCCAGGAGCCGGTGACGGGGCTGTACGGCCTGTGCTGGATCGACAGCGACACTCACACCTGGAAGGGCGGGACCTACACCGCCAAGCTGGTGCTGAATTTCCGCAGCATCATGGACGAGCAGGAGGCGGGACGGCTGCCGGACGCCTGA